A single genomic interval of Candidatus Bipolaricaulis anaerobius harbors:
- a CDS encoding pyridoxal-phosphate-dependent aminotransferase family protein, with protein sequence MRNVHSRLFTPGPTEVRPEILQAMATPQIYHRSPEFRELYAEIQPKLQKFLYTEQTVLLFTSSSTGAMEAAVQNCVKKKCLNLVNGAFSDRWHEITATCGIPCEALNVPWNVAIKPEMVEEKLASGEFDAVTLVYNETSTGLMNPLPQIAEVVGKFPGVLLLVDAVSAMGGVKIEFDALGLDVCLAGVQKALALPAGLAVCAVSDRALKRAEEIKPRTYYFSFPVMVKSHQKNETPATPSIPHLFALNAQLDAMFAEGLDRRFGRHETMASLVQTWAKRHFGLYPEEGYWSRTVSCITNTRGISVDDLNKTLVKDYGMRISNGYGDLKGKTFRIAHMGDLTVVDVRGLLGVIDTILGL encoded by the coding sequence ATGCGTAACGTCCATAGCAGGTTGTTTACCCCGGGGCCCACCGAGGTTCGCCCGGAGATCCTCCAGGCCATGGCCACTCCGCAGATCTACCATCGCTCTCCCGAGTTCCGCGAACTGTACGCGGAGATCCAGCCCAAGCTCCAGAAGTTCCTGTACACGGAGCAGACGGTGCTCCTCTTCACGTCCTCCTCGACGGGAGCGATGGAAGCTGCGGTGCAGAACTGCGTCAAGAAGAAGTGCCTCAACCTCGTGAATGGGGCATTCAGCGACCGGTGGCACGAGATCACGGCCACGTGCGGGATCCCGTGCGAAGCCCTGAACGTGCCGTGGAACGTCGCGATCAAGCCGGAGATGGTGGAGGAGAAGCTCGCCAGCGGCGAGTTCGACGCCGTAACGCTTGTGTACAACGAGACCTCGACCGGCCTCATGAACCCGCTCCCCCAGATCGCGGAGGTGGTCGGGAAGTTCCCGGGCGTGCTCCTCCTCGTGGATGCTGTGTCGGCGATGGGGGGCGTGAAGATCGAGTTCGATGCCCTCGGCTTGGACGTGTGCTTGGCGGGGGTCCAAAAGGCGTTGGCCCTCCCGGCCGGGCTCGCGGTGTGTGCCGTCTCCGATCGCGCCCTGAAGCGAGCCGAGGAGATCAAGCCCCGCACCTACTACTTCAGCTTCCCAGTGATGGTGAAGTCCCACCAGAAGAACGAGACCCCGGCCACCCCCTCGATCCCGCACTTGTTCGCCCTCAATGCTCAGCTCGATGCGATGTTCGCCGAAGGCCTCGACCGCCGGTTTGGCCGTCACGAGACGATGGCATCCCTCGTCCAGACGTGGGCCAAGCGGCACTTCGGCCTCTACCCTGAGGAGGGATACTGGTCGCGGACGGTGAGCTGCATCACGAACACCCGCGGAATCTCCGTGGATGACCTGAACAAGACGTTGGTCAAGGATTACGGGATGCGCATCTCCAATGGCTACGGCGATCTGAAGGGCAAGACGTTCCGCATCGCCCATATGGGGGATCTCACCGTGGTTGACGTCCGCGGCCTCCTCGGTGTGATCGACACGATCCTCGGGCTGTAG
- a CDS encoding D-2-hydroxyacid dehydrogenase — MRVLICDPVEEKALARLRGAGMEVVVRTGMAPDDLAAELAKGYDAIVVRSATKVRKPALDAARGLKLIVRAGVGLDNVDSDHARAKGIEVVNTPKASSDSVAELALAHMFALARSLPQATRSIQDGKWEKKAFVGIELQGKTLGVVGIGRIGQALARRALALGMKVIACDKFLTASPIPGVPLVPFADLLRQSDFVSLHVPADPAGPVLGGREFAQMKDGAYLVNCARGEVVDEGALLVALRSGKLAGAGLDVFSVEPPTNLELVRHPKVTLTPHIGAQTKEAQERIGDEVVEILLRHARAG; from the coding sequence ATGCGGGTCCTAATATGCGATCCAGTGGAAGAGAAGGCCCTCGCCCGGCTCCGTGGGGCCGGGATGGAGGTCGTGGTCCGCACGGGGATGGCCCCGGATGATCTCGCGGCGGAGCTCGCCAAGGGGTACGACGCGATCGTCGTTCGATCGGCGACGAAGGTGCGCAAGCCCGCGCTCGACGCGGCGCGGGGCCTCAAGCTCATCGTCCGCGCCGGGGTGGGGCTGGACAACGTGGATAGCGACCACGCTCGGGCGAAGGGGATCGAGGTCGTGAACACGCCCAAGGCCAGTTCGGACTCCGTGGCGGAGCTCGCCTTGGCCCACATGTTCGCCCTCGCCCGCTCCCTCCCCCAGGCCACGCGCTCCATCCAGGACGGCAAGTGGGAGAAGAAGGCATTCGTGGGGATTGAGCTCCAGGGGAAGACCCTCGGCGTGGTGGGGATCGGGCGGATCGGCCAGGCCCTTGCCCGGCGTGCCCTCGCCCTCGGGATGAAGGTGATCGCCTGCGACAAGTTCCTCACGGCCTCGCCCATCCCCGGCGTTCCCCTCGTTCCCTTCGCCGATCTCCTCCGGCAGAGCGACTTCGTCTCCCTCCACGTCCCGGCTGACCCGGCCGGTCCCGTGCTCGGGGGGCGCGAGTTCGCCCAGATGAAGGACGGGGCCTACCTCGTCAACTGCGCCCGCGGCGAGGTGGTGGACGAGGGAGCGCTTCTCGTCGCCCTCCGGTCGGGCAAGCTCGCCGGGGCGGGGCTCGACGTGTTTTCGGTCGAGCCACCCACCAACCTGGAACTCGTCCGCCATCCCAAGGTCACCCTCACCCCCCACATCGGGGCCCAGACGAAGGAGGCCCAGGAACGGATCGGGGACGAGGTGGTGGAGATCCTCCTCCGGCACGCGCGGGCGGGTTGA
- a CDS encoding DUF1015 domain-containing protein encodes MAVVYPFRGLRYDPSLVGDLSNVVTQPYDRIGPDEERAYLARSPYSYVRLIGTKSPPPDEADYARRAELLRAWIRDGILVHDEEPGIYLYRQRFRMSLDPHPSLGDRKPEAVLTRQGLIALLDLAQSGAKAHEHTLRGPKEDRLKLLRATEAHLEHIFLLYRDPARTATAVAEGAIAGRPPDLTARDDFGNIHDLWYIADPDTVRTIQGAFVPLELYIADGHHRFETARAFMRECGAKGWRPKSPQSFTALPVTLVNVEEPGCVIRPTPRVVHSLPAFSPQAFLKEAGREFAVAPVGSLAEAKAALAAAQGARHTFILYAEGKFWSLTLRDESRLDHLIPGDHPPAWKRLDVAILHKAILDPLLGIDDEALARQANVDYAHTAEEAIALVDAGRGQAAFLLNPTRVEDVLTIADLGVSMPQKSTDFYPKLLSGLVAMTMEIEKP; translated from the coding sequence ATGGCGGTCGTCTACCCCTTCCGCGGCCTCCGCTATGACCCCTCGCTCGTGGGGGACCTCTCGAACGTCGTCACCCAGCCCTACGATCGGATCGGCCCCGACGAGGAACGGGCCTACCTTGCGCGCTCGCCCTATAGCTACGTCCGCCTCATCGGGACGAAGTCCCCTCCCCCGGACGAGGCGGACTACGCCCGCCGGGCGGAGCTCCTCCGGGCGTGGATTCGCGATGGGATCCTGGTCCACGACGAGGAACCGGGGATCTACCTCTACCGTCAGAGGTTCCGGATGTCCCTCGACCCTCATCCGTCGCTCGGGGACCGGAAACCGGAGGCCGTCCTCACCCGGCAAGGTCTGATCGCCCTCCTCGACCTCGCGCAGAGCGGGGCGAAGGCCCACGAGCACACCCTGCGCGGCCCGAAGGAGGACCGGCTGAAGCTCCTCCGGGCCACGGAAGCCCACCTCGAGCACATCTTCCTCCTCTACCGCGATCCGGCGCGCACGGCGACGGCTGTGGCCGAAGGGGCGATCGCCGGGCGCCCCCCCGACCTCACTGCGCGGGACGACTTCGGGAACATCCATGACCTCTGGTACATCGCGGATCCGGACACGGTGAGGACCATCCAGGGCGCCTTCGTTCCTCTTGAGCTCTACATCGCCGATGGGCACCACCGGTTCGAGACGGCGCGGGCGTTCATGCGTGAGTGCGGGGCCAAGGGGTGGAGACCAAAATCCCCTCAAAGTTTCACAGCATTGCCCGTCACCCTCGTCAACGTCGAGGAGCCGGGGTGCGTCATCCGTCCGACACCGCGGGTCGTGCACAGCCTGCCCGCGTTCTCCCCTCAAGCGTTCCTGAAGGAGGCGGGGCGGGAGTTCGCCGTCGCGCCGGTGGGGTCGCTCGCTGAGGCGAAGGCGGCCCTCGCCGCCGCGCAGGGGGCAAGGCACACGTTCATCCTCTACGCCGAGGGGAAGTTCTGGTCCCTCACCCTCCGTGACGAGAGCCGGCTGGACCACCTCATCCCGGGCGATCATCCCCCGGCGTGGAAGCGGCTCGATGTGGCGATCCTCCACAAGGCGATCCTCGATCCGCTCCTCGGGATCGACGATGAGGCCCTCGCCCGTCAGGCGAACGTGGACTACGCACACACCGCCGAGGAGGCGATCGCCCTCGTGGATGCGGGGAGGGGCCAGGCCGCGTTCCTCCTCAACCCGACCCGGGTCGAGGACGTGCTCACCATCGCCGACCTCGGGGTCTCGATGCCCCAGAAGTCCACCGACTTCTACCCCAAGCTCCTGTCGGGACTTGTGGCGATGACGATGGAGATCGAGAAGCCATGA
- a CDS encoding carbonic anhydrase, producing MDFRWRQERTAEVCDRTRGATLPGRRGWGTIMGRNDPVDPAPLLQLLADGNQRHARGAHRHPHQDVSRRVDLASGQRPWAAILGCSDSRVPPEIVFDQGLGDLFVVRTAGHVCDAAVTASLSYAVVHLHVPLVVVLGHGGCGAVQAALNRRPAEPADCLCTAIEPAIAVARLGPGDLSALTVRFHVQRTVEHVRGALPGLPRADVVGAVYDLASGIVEFLDLLSPLDLAWPPGRMPQ from the coding sequence ATGGACTTCCGATGGAGGCAGGAGCGCACCGCCGAGGTTTGCGATCGGACCCGCGGAGCCACGTTGCCTGGCCGGCGCGGATGGGGGACGATCATGGGGAGGAACGACCCCGTGGACCCTGCACCGCTCCTACAGCTCCTCGCGGACGGGAACCAGCGCCACGCGCGTGGCGCCCACCGCCATCCCCATCAGGACGTGTCCCGGAGGGTGGACCTCGCCTCCGGCCAGAGGCCGTGGGCCGCGATCCTCGGCTGTTCCGACTCGCGGGTCCCGCCGGAGATCGTGTTCGACCAAGGGCTGGGTGACCTGTTCGTCGTCCGCACCGCGGGCCACGTGTGCGATGCCGCGGTGACGGCCAGCCTCAGCTACGCTGTCGTGCACCTGCACGTGCCGCTGGTGGTCGTCCTCGGCCACGGGGGGTGCGGCGCCGTTCAGGCGGCCCTCAACCGGCGTCCTGCTGAGCCCGCGGACTGCCTGTGCACCGCGATCGAGCCGGCGATCGCGGTGGCGCGCCTCGGCCCAGGTGACTTGAGTGCCCTGACCGTGCGGTTCCACGTTCAACGGACGGTGGAGCACGTGCGCGGTGCCCTGCCCGGCCTCCCCCGCGCGGATGTGGTGGGCGCGGTGTACGACCTCGCGTCGGGCATTGTGGAGTTCCTTGACCTCCTCTCCCCGCTTGACTTAGCGTGGCCACCGGGTAGGATGCCTCAGTAA
- a CDS encoding aconitate hydratase has protein sequence MAKTLTEKILAEHIVDGTLGKGREVGIRIDQCLTQDSTGTMAWLEFESLGLDKVQAELAVSYSDHTSLGFKGESTDDHLFLQSIASHYGAKFSKNGNGVCHQVHYERFGIPGKTLLGSDSHTPTAGGLGMLGIGAGGADVAVAMGGGPFYLTVPKVMRVVLTGKLPWGVTAKDVALEILRRISVKGGVGYFLEFTGPGVKILSVPERATITNMCTETGATSSIFPSDAVTKEFLELEGRGSDWRPLVPDPDAIYDATVEIDLSALVPLVAMPGSPDNVVPVTEVAGTRIDQVYIGSCTNGSYRDIRVVAELLRGRRVAKEIDVIVSPGSRQAWEMLIADGSFLALTQAGVRMIEPGCNACIGIGFVPGTNSLSLRTVNRNWKGRGGNELAKLALASPEVAAASALKGVIADPRELPPVAVRVTDLIVDDTLIIEPEGGAVPVRRAPNIVKMAPPRPLPAVLKGEVLIVVGDGVSTDAILPAGPLTQHLRSNLPEIAKFTFHYEDKTFAARAVEKGGGFIVAGENYGQGSSREHAALAPWQLGITAVIAKSYARIHKANLVNVGILPLVGDTTGIDQGDMLEIDISDLTRPLVVRNLTKGTEVPVRAELSERERRMVKAGGLLAMALAGRR, from the coding sequence GTGGCGAAAACGTTGACGGAGAAGATCCTCGCCGAGCACATCGTGGACGGCACGCTCGGCAAGGGACGCGAAGTCGGGATCCGGATCGATCAGTGCCTGACCCAGGACTCCACGGGGACGATGGCGTGGCTGGAGTTCGAGTCCCTCGGCCTGGACAAGGTCCAGGCTGAACTGGCTGTTTCCTACAGCGATCACACCTCGCTCGGGTTCAAGGGGGAGTCCACCGACGATCACCTGTTCCTGCAATCCATCGCCTCCCACTATGGGGCGAAGTTCTCCAAGAACGGGAATGGGGTCTGCCACCAGGTCCATTACGAGCGGTTCGGGATCCCGGGGAAGACGCTTCTCGGGTCAGACTCCCATACTCCCACCGCCGGCGGGCTGGGGATGCTCGGGATCGGAGCCGGCGGGGCCGACGTCGCGGTGGCGATGGGCGGGGGCCCCTTCTACCTCACCGTGCCCAAGGTGATGAGGGTCGTCCTCACCGGGAAGCTCCCATGGGGGGTCACGGCGAAGGACGTGGCCTTGGAGATCCTGCGCCGGATCTCGGTAAAGGGGGGCGTGGGATACTTCCTCGAGTTCACCGGCCCGGGGGTGAAGATCCTGTCCGTCCCTGAGCGGGCCACGATCACGAACATGTGCACCGAGACCGGGGCTACGTCGTCCATCTTCCCATCCGATGCGGTGACGAAGGAGTTTCTGGAGCTGGAGGGCCGCGGATCGGACTGGCGGCCGCTCGTCCCCGATCCCGATGCGATCTACGATGCGACGGTCGAGATCGATCTCTCCGCGCTCGTCCCCCTCGTCGCCATGCCGGGAAGCCCCGACAATGTGGTCCCGGTGACGGAGGTGGCGGGGACGAGGATCGATCAGGTGTACATCGGCTCGTGCACGAACGGCTCGTACCGTGACATCAGGGTCGTCGCGGAGCTGCTCCGAGGGAGGCGGGTTGCCAAGGAGATCGACGTCATCGTGTCCCCCGGATCCCGCCAGGCGTGGGAGATGCTCATCGCCGACGGCAGCTTCCTTGCCCTCACCCAGGCCGGGGTGCGGATGATCGAGCCGGGGTGCAACGCCTGCATCGGGATCGGGTTCGTGCCGGGGACGAACTCGCTATCGCTGCGCACGGTGAACCGGAACTGGAAGGGCCGCGGCGGGAACGAGCTCGCGAAGCTCGCCCTCGCGAGCCCGGAGGTGGCGGCGGCGTCCGCCCTCAAGGGTGTGATCGCCGACCCGCGGGAGCTCCCCCCGGTCGCGGTCCGCGTGACGGATCTCATCGTGGACGACACGCTCATCATCGAGCCGGAAGGGGGGGCCGTCCCCGTCCGGCGGGCGCCGAACATCGTCAAGATGGCCCCTCCGCGGCCGCTCCCGGCGGTCCTGAAGGGCGAGGTCCTGATTGTGGTCGGGGACGGGGTCTCCACTGACGCGATCCTCCCCGCGGGCCCCCTCACCCAGCACCTGCGCTCGAACCTGCCTGAGATCGCGAAGTTTACCTTCCACTACGAGGACAAGACCTTCGCCGCCCGGGCAGTGGAGAAGGGCGGCGGGTTCATCGTCGCGGGGGAGAACTATGGCCAGGGCTCGTCGCGCGAGCACGCGGCCCTTGCCCCGTGGCAGCTCGGGATCACGGCCGTCATCGCCAAGAGCTACGCCCGGATCCACAAGGCGAACCTCGTCAACGTGGGGATCCTCCCCCTCGTCGGCGACACCACGGGGATCGATCAGGGAGACATGTTGGAGATCGATATCTCCGATCTCACGCGCCCGCTCGTGGTGCGCAACCTCACCAAGGGGACGGAGGTCCCCGTCCGGGCTGAGCTCTCCGAGCGCGAGCGGCGGATGGTCAAGGCCGGGGGGCTTCTCGCGATGGCCCTCGCTGGCCGCCGGTAG
- a CDS encoding IclR family transcriptional regulator, translating to MNTLDKALRILTLLGESRCELSAADIARSLALPRSTAYRHILALKSQGLVEEDPGTGRLRLGARLLQLAGGVRRQGLVEVALPQMERLVAETGETVILAGLHGTSGICLERVEGHHALRVSHERGAIFPLHAGATGKVLLAYLPREDQERIIAQGLPRFTATTITAPGELRAELATIRRLGYAESDGEVIPYTYGLAAPILTGADRIVAALGASAPSTRLDAKSKGPFLKELSATARAIARELVGQDAN from the coding sequence GTGAACACGCTCGACAAGGCCCTGCGGATCCTCACCCTATTGGGGGAAAGCCGGTGCGAGCTGAGCGCTGCGGATATCGCTCGCTCGCTTGCCCTCCCCCGGAGCACGGCCTACCGCCATATCCTCGCCCTCAAATCCCAGGGCTTGGTCGAGGAAGACCCGGGCACGGGCCGCCTTCGGCTGGGAGCGAGGCTCCTCCAGTTGGCAGGGGGGGTGCGGAGGCAGGGCCTCGTCGAGGTTGCGCTCCCGCAGATGGAGCGCCTCGTCGCTGAAACTGGGGAGACCGTCATCCTCGCCGGGCTGCACGGGACGAGCGGGATCTGCCTCGAGCGGGTGGAGGGACACCACGCGTTGCGCGTCTCCCACGAGCGGGGGGCGATCTTCCCCCTCCATGCCGGGGCGACGGGGAAGGTCCTCCTTGCCTACCTCCCCCGAGAGGATCAGGAGCGGATCATCGCCCAGGGCCTGCCCCGCTTCACCGCGACCACGATCACCGCCCCGGGGGAGCTGAGGGCCGAGCTCGCCACGATCCGGCGCCTCGGGTACGCGGAGAGCGACGGGGAAGTGATCCCCTACACCTACGGCCTCGCCGCGCCCATCCTGACCGGTGCGGACCGCATCGTCGCCGCGCTGGGCGCCTCGGCCCCGAGCACGCGGCTGGACGCGAAGAGCAAGGGGCCTTTCTTGAAAGAGCTTTCCGCCACGGCACGGGCCATCGCCCGGGAGCTTGTGGGCCAAGATGCGAACTAG
- the icd gene encoding isocitrate dehydrogenase (NADP(+)): protein MTERVRVPEGGEPIAMTPRGLEVPPRPIVPYIRGDGIGVDITPVMIRVVDAAVEKAYGGKRKIAWMKVYAGDEAIAHYHPGLTEEEIKAIPPEERQKLYLPEETAEAIAKHLVAIKGPLTTPVGGGIRSLNVTLRQILDLYACVRPVKHIGTPAPVREPEKVDMVFFRENTEDVYAGIEWRAGSPEADKVIAWLRREMKVKSIRFPERCGIGVKPISEEGSKRLVKAAIDYAIADGRTKVTLVHKGNIMKFTEGAFRDWGYEVGKTYPQIVTEDEVATTYGGVVPPGKIVLNDRIADQFFQQMLLRPDEYSVIATTNLNGDYMTDAAAAQVGGLGVAPGANINYATGHAVFEATHGTAPKYAGQDKVNPGSLILSAVEMLKYLGWREPADAILRAISAAIASKRVTYDLERLMPGATLVSCSQFGEEIVKHL, encoded by the coding sequence GTGACCGAACGCGTTCGAGTTCCGGAAGGTGGCGAGCCGATCGCCATGACACCGCGCGGGCTCGAGGTCCCCCCCCGCCCGATCGTCCCCTACATCCGCGGCGACGGGATCGGGGTGGACATCACCCCGGTCATGATCCGCGTCGTGGATGCCGCGGTGGAAAAGGCGTACGGCGGGAAGAGGAAGATCGCGTGGATGAAGGTCTACGCTGGCGATGAGGCGATCGCGCACTACCATCCCGGGCTCACGGAAGAGGAGATCAAGGCCATCCCGCCTGAGGAGCGCCAGAAGCTGTACCTCCCGGAGGAGACGGCGGAGGCGATCGCGAAGCACCTCGTAGCGATCAAGGGGCCGCTCACGACGCCGGTCGGGGGCGGGATCCGCAGCTTGAACGTCACCTTGCGTCAGATCCTCGACCTCTATGCGTGCGTGCGGCCGGTGAAGCACATCGGGACCCCCGCTCCGGTGCGGGAGCCGGAGAAGGTGGACATGGTGTTCTTCCGCGAGAACACAGAGGATGTGTACGCGGGGATCGAATGGCGGGCCGGTTCCCCCGAGGCCGACAAGGTCATCGCCTGGCTGCGCAGGGAGATGAAGGTGAAGTCGATCCGCTTCCCCGAGAGGTGCGGGATCGGGGTGAAGCCGATCAGCGAGGAAGGCTCGAAGCGGCTCGTCAAGGCGGCGATCGACTACGCGATTGCCGATGGCCGGACGAAGGTGACCCTCGTCCACAAGGGGAACATCATGAAGTTCACCGAGGGTGCGTTCCGCGACTGGGGGTACGAGGTCGGGAAGACCTATCCCCAGATCGTGACCGAGGACGAGGTGGCCACGACCTACGGGGGGGTGGTCCCGCCCGGGAAGATCGTCCTCAACGACCGGATCGCGGACCAGTTCTTCCAGCAGATGCTGCTCCGGCCCGACGAGTACTCCGTCATCGCCACCACGAACCTGAACGGCGACTACATGACCGACGCCGCGGCGGCCCAGGTGGGGGGGCTCGGCGTCGCGCCGGGGGCGAACATCAACTACGCAACCGGCCACGCTGTGTTTGAGGCCACCCACGGCACGGCCCCCAAGTACGCCGGCCAGGACAAGGTGAACCCGGGGAGCTTGATCCTCTCCGCGGTCGAGATGCTGAAGTATTTGGGCTGGCGCGAGCCCGCCGACGCCATCCTCCGCGCGATCAGCGCCGCGATCGCCTCAAAGCGCGTGACCTACGACCTCGAGCGGCTGATGCCGGGGGCGACCCTCGTCTCCTGCTCCCAGTTCGGCGAAGAGATCGTGAAGCACCTGTAG
- a CDS encoding ATP citrate lyase citrate-binding domain-containing protein: MAQRGIREYDAKRMLARAIGEYSRGKFRLDDRLVLVTPETDLATLEADHPWLAKERLVVKPDQLFGKRGKNKLILLNADLAAAKAWIAARMGSEVTIEGAGGTTTGVLTHFLIEPFVPHDAEYYLAFTSSRDVDTIHFSPQGGVDIESVWDTVVSIDVPVLADPMQVRVLPELPDIPHRDTVAEFIQVLYRIYVDYHFTYLEFNPLAFFRGRLIPLDTVAKLDDTAAFQCAEKWGEITFPRPFGRPTTKEEAYVESLDAKTGASLKLTLLNPNGRVWLLVAGGGASVIYADTVVDLGFGDELANYGEYSGDPSTELTYEYTKTLLDLMTRNPDPQGRPKYLLIGGGIANFTDVAKTFTGIIQALEEYKDKLQKNHVKIYVRRGGPNYKEGLENMRRLGERIGVPLEVYGPETHMTRIVSLALEEAQR; encoded by the coding sequence ATGGCCCAGAGAGGGATCCGAGAGTACGATGCGAAACGGATGCTCGCCCGCGCGATCGGTGAGTACTCCCGAGGCAAGTTCCGGCTCGACGATCGCCTCGTCCTCGTCACGCCGGAGACGGACCTCGCCACGCTCGAGGCCGACCACCCGTGGCTGGCGAAGGAGAGGCTCGTCGTGAAACCCGACCAGCTATTCGGGAAGCGCGGAAAGAACAAGCTCATCCTCCTCAATGCCGACCTCGCGGCGGCCAAGGCGTGGATCGCCGCGCGGATGGGGAGCGAGGTGACGATCGAGGGCGCCGGCGGCACGACGACCGGGGTCCTCACCCACTTCCTCATTGAGCCGTTCGTTCCCCACGACGCGGAGTACTACCTCGCGTTCACGAGCTCCCGCGATGTCGACACGATCCACTTCTCCCCCCAAGGGGGCGTGGACATCGAGTCCGTGTGGGACACCGTGGTCTCGATTGACGTCCCGGTGCTGGCCGACCCGATGCAGGTGCGCGTCCTCCCCGAACTCCCCGACATCCCCCACCGGGATACGGTCGCGGAGTTCATTCAAGTGCTGTACAGGATCTACGTGGACTACCACTTCACCTACCTCGAGTTCAACCCGCTCGCGTTCTTCCGCGGGAGGCTCATTCCGTTGGACACGGTGGCCAAACTCGACGACACGGCGGCGTTCCAGTGCGCGGAGAAGTGGGGGGAGATCACGTTCCCCCGCCCGTTCGGTCGGCCGACGACCAAGGAGGAAGCCTACGTGGAATCGCTCGACGCGAAGACCGGGGCCTCGCTCAAGCTGACCCTCCTCAACCCCAACGGCCGGGTGTGGCTCCTCGTCGCCGGCGGCGGGGCGAGCGTCATCTACGCCGACACGGTGGTGGACCTCGGGTTCGGGGACGAGCTCGCCAACTACGGGGAGTACTCCGGCGACCCCTCGACCGAGCTCACCTACGAGTACACGAAGACCCTTCTCGACCTCATGACCAGGAACCCCGATCCCCAAGGGCGGCCGAAGTACCTCCTCATCGGGGGCGGGATCGCCAACTTCACCGACGTTGCCAAGACGTTCACCGGGATCATCCAGGCCCTCGAGGAGTACAAGGACAAGCTGCAGAAGAACCACGTCAAGATCTACGTCCGGCGGGGGGGGCCCAACTACAAGGAGGGGCTAGAGAACATGCGGCGGCTGGGGGAGCGGATCGGCGTCCCGCTCGAGGTGTACGGCCCGGAGACGCACATGACGCGCATCGTATCCCTCGCCCTCGAGGAGGCCCAGCGATGA